One window of Mangrovibacterium diazotrophicum genomic DNA carries:
- a CDS encoding Crp/Fnr family transcriptional regulator, translating to MTEQEFVQLNYDKTCSLYKKGSIIYREGSRLTGFYCVTKGILKIYKTGIDGKEQIIRFAKKGEIVAYRSLLSQELACTTSKVIEEAVLCHIPYQTLLYLIQNNWEFSHHMLQIVCKELREANDYITDIAQKTVRERLAEVLLLLKESFDLDNSNTLQISLTREELANIVGTATESVIRLLSEFKQDKLIELQGRKIKLLDVNALTKVANL from the coding sequence TTGACAGAACAAGAATTCGTTCAGCTTAACTACGATAAAACCTGCTCTCTTTACAAGAAAGGTAGTATCATCTATCGTGAAGGAAGCCGGTTAACAGGGTTTTACTGTGTTACCAAAGGTATTCTGAAAATATACAAGACCGGTATCGACGGAAAGGAACAGATTATTCGTTTTGCTAAAAAAGGCGAAATTGTAGCCTACCGTTCACTGTTGAGCCAGGAACTGGCCTGTACCACGTCGAAAGTAATTGAAGAGGCTGTGTTGTGCCATATTCCATACCAAACACTGCTTTACCTGATTCAGAACAACTGGGAATTCTCGCACCACATGCTGCAGATTGTTTGCAAGGAGCTGCGCGAAGCGAACGATTACATCACCGATATTGCACAAAAAACAGTTCGCGAACGACTGGCGGAGGTACTTTTGTTGTTGAAAGAAAGCTTTGACTTGGATAATTCGAATACCCTCCAAATCTCGTTGACGCGTGAAGAACTGGCAAACATTGTTGGTACAGCTACCGAAAGTGTTATTCGTTTGTTGTCGGAATTTAAACAAGACAAGCTGATTGAGTTGCAAGGGCGGAAAATTAAACTCCTGGATGTAAATGCATTGACGAAAGTCGCCAACTTATAA
- the hemW gene encoding radical SAM family heme chaperone HemW, protein MAGIYIHIPFCKTKCHYCDFYKSTDFASRPDFLSALKIEIQSRTNELSDEKIESIYFGGGTPSVLKVSEISAILDQIFNNYPVAEDVEITMECNPDDLSAAFLSELRKSPVNRLSIGTQSFNDQDLKSMNRRHNGNQAITAVKLAQESGFSNISIDLIYGLPNQMLEQWKLNVEQAIQLNVSHISAYHLTYHEGTVFYDYLKTGKIKELPDELSFDQFKLLKAALENAGFEHYEISNFAKSGLYSRHNRAYWQRKSYLGFGPSAHSFDLKTRRWNVSSLRKYLQAFELNTPYWENEILTEQDKYNDYVITSLRTIWGISDQYLEDHFQGRFHDHFKQEAKKFIASHHLAFDDGSYKLNREGLFISDKIMEQLLYVED, encoded by the coding sequence ATGGCTGGAATTTATATTCATATCCCTTTTTGCAAAACGAAATGTCATTACTGCGATTTTTATAAATCGACAGATTTTGCATCGCGTCCCGACTTTTTGTCGGCCTTAAAGATCGAAATCCAAAGTCGCACTAACGAACTTTCGGACGAGAAAATTGAAAGCATCTACTTTGGTGGAGGAACACCCTCTGTTTTGAAAGTAAGCGAGATATCCGCAATTTTAGATCAGATTTTCAATAACTACCCGGTTGCTGAAGACGTTGAAATTACCATGGAATGCAACCCCGATGATCTTTCGGCTGCATTTTTAAGTGAACTTCGGAAAAGCCCGGTTAACAGGCTGAGCATCGGAACCCAGTCATTCAACGATCAGGATCTGAAAAGTATGAACCGCCGCCACAACGGAAATCAGGCGATTACGGCGGTGAAACTGGCGCAGGAAAGCGGCTTTTCAAACATCAGCATCGACTTGATTTACGGGCTTCCCAACCAAATGCTCGAGCAATGGAAGCTGAATGTTGAGCAAGCCATTCAACTCAACGTTTCCCACATTTCAGCTTATCACCTAACCTATCACGAAGGCACCGTTTTTTACGATTATCTGAAAACAGGGAAGATCAAAGAACTGCCCGATGAACTCAGTTTCGACCAGTTTAAGCTGCTGAAAGCAGCACTTGAGAATGCTGGTTTTGAACATTACGAGATTTCCAATTTCGCCAAGTCAGGGCTTTATTCGCGGCATAACCGGGCGTATTGGCAACGGAAGAGCTATCTCGGATTCGGTCCGTCGGCTCATTCCTTCGACTTGAAAACCCGGCGATGGAATGTCTCTTCACTACGAAAATACCTGCAGGCTTTTGAGCTAAACACACCCTATTGGGAAAACGAAATATTGACCGAACAGGATAAGTATAACGATTATGTAATTACCTCTTTGAGAACAATCTGGGGTATTTCCGATCAGTACCTGGAAGACCATTTTCAAGGTCGGTTTCATGATCATTTTAAGCAGGAAGCTAAAAAGTTCATTGCGAGTCATCACTTGGCTTTCGATGATGGTTCGTACAAACTGAACCGCGAAGGGCTGTTTATTTCCGACAAGATTATGGAGCAGTTGCTCTATGTGGAGGATTGA
- a CDS encoding Gfo/Idh/MocA family protein has protein sequence MRNLDRRQFLNTAGVLTAGTLLSNPLQTFGNKSQTKMKLALAGTGIRGTSFWGKAIVERYPDVTEFVALFDHNPGRLEFAKQFMGIECPVFSDFEAMINQTKPDYVIVTTVDATHHLFIIKALEMGCNVITEKPMTTDEGKCQAILDAERKTGRKVIVGFNYRYGLQFTKLKELLVKQEAGRLTSVDFHWYLNTYHGASYFRRWHGERDKSGTLLLHKATHHFDLLNWWIDSDPMEVVAFGALEHYGKNNAFRGENCRSCPHTKECKFYWDIMAEPHMVDLYVKNEKYDGYIRDNCLWRDRIDIYDKMAVQIKYANNVQVSYSLTTYSPYEGWRIAFNGMDGRIDSWEGIPWETEKLVSQSQLHAAEMSQKGAEEPEEYDEIMVMKNWQDYNLVKVPRVRSGHGGGDVRLHDKIFKDPNMADPYKHSAGTRDGAMSILIGIAARKSIEEGRMVKIEELTDLPILAVRP, from the coding sequence ATGAGAAATCTGGATCGTCGTCAGTTTTTAAACACAGCTGGAGTACTTACGGCTGGCACTCTTCTATCCAACCCGCTTCAAACTTTCGGTAATAAATCGCAAACAAAAATGAAATTGGCTTTGGCTGGAACCGGTATTCGCGGCACGAGCTTTTGGGGAAAGGCGATCGTTGAACGCTATCCGGACGTGACCGAGTTCGTGGCTTTATTTGATCACAATCCGGGTCGGCTTGAGTTTGCCAAACAGTTCATGGGAATCGAGTGTCCCGTGTTTTCTGATTTTGAGGCGATGATCAACCAAACAAAACCCGACTATGTCATTGTCACCACGGTTGACGCGACGCACCACTTGTTCATCATCAAGGCCTTGGAGATGGGCTGTAATGTGATTACGGAAAAGCCAATGACGACGGATGAAGGTAAATGTCAGGCAATTTTGGATGCCGAGCGAAAAACAGGGCGAAAGGTGATTGTCGGCTTCAATTATCGCTACGGTTTGCAGTTTACCAAATTAAAGGAATTGTTGGTGAAACAGGAAGCCGGGCGCCTGACTTCCGTCGATTTTCACTGGTATCTGAATACTTATCACGGCGCATCGTATTTCCGTCGGTGGCATGGCGAGCGTGATAAAAGCGGCACTTTGTTGCTGCACAAAGCCACCCATCATTTCGATTTGCTGAATTGGTGGATCGATTCTGATCCGATGGAAGTTGTGGCATTTGGTGCACTGGAACATTACGGAAAAAACAACGCGTTTCGTGGTGAAAATTGTCGCTCATGCCCTCATACAAAAGAATGTAAATTTTACTGGGACATCATGGCCGAACCGCATATGGTAGATTTGTACGTGAAGAACGAAAAGTACGATGGCTACATTCGTGATAACTGTTTGTGGCGCGATCGGATCGACATTTACGATAAAATGGCTGTTCAGATTAAATATGCCAACAACGTGCAGGTCAGTTATTCACTCACGACCTATTCACCTTACGAGGGATGGCGGATCGCGTTTAACGGAATGGACGGACGCATTGATTCCTGGGAAGGTATTCCATGGGAAACTGAAAAATTGGTGAGCCAATCACAATTGCACGCAGCTGAAATGAGTCAAAAGGGAGCGGAAGAACCCGAAGAATACGACGAAATAATGGTGATGAAAAACTGGCAGGATTACAACCTGGTGAAAGTGCCGAGAGTCCGGTCGGGCCACGGAGGTGGTGATGTTCGCCTGCATGACAAAATTTTTAAAGATCCGAATATGGCTGATCCGTACAAACACTCGGCCGGAACCCGTGATGGCGCGATGTCTATTCTGATTGGAATTGCGGCTCGTAAAAGTATTGAAGAAGGGCGAATGGTAAAAATTGAAGAATTAACAGATTTACCAATTCTTGCCGTCAGGCCGTAG
- a CDS encoding NAD-dependent succinate-semialdehyde dehydrogenase: MKAINPFTGKVCGIYPKHTEKEVIQIIDKVDLAFKSWKRVAFADRAKYMFRLGELLLEKKDWLSDLISTEMGKVKKEAGGEVEKCAWVCRYYAENAEAFLKNETIKTEASLSFVSFQPVGTILAIMPWNFPFWQVFRFLAPNLMAGNTGLLKHASNVPGCALAIEQLVGEAGFPEDVFRAVLISGSETKSVIENAKIKGVTLTGSTPAGKAVAAAAGAVLKKTVLELGGSDPYVILEDADIAEAAGLCASGRLLNAGQSCIGAKRFIVMDAVYDEFKAEFLKHMQAAVFGDPMDDKTTIGPMARTDLRDELHEQVTKSVEKGAAILCGGFVPQAEAAFYPATVLENVKPGMPAYHEELFGPVASLFRVYNLEEAVSIANDTVFGLGAAVFTRDHEKGLKLAETGVESGCVFINDFVKSDPRLPFGGVKESGYGRELSLLGIREFVNAKTVVLK; encoded by the coding sequence ATGAAAGCTATTAATCCGTTTACAGGCAAGGTTTGTGGTATCTATCCGAAACACACAGAGAAGGAAGTTATTCAGATTATTGATAAGGTTGATTTGGCTTTTAAAAGCTGGAAAAGAGTTGCTTTTGCTGATCGTGCAAAATACATGTTCCGATTGGGCGAGTTGCTTCTTGAGAAGAAGGATTGGCTGTCGGATCTGATCAGCACTGAAATGGGCAAGGTTAAAAAGGAAGCGGGTGGAGAAGTTGAAAAATGCGCGTGGGTGTGCCGGTACTACGCAGAGAATGCAGAGGCTTTTCTGAAGAATGAGACGATAAAAACCGAGGCCAGTCTGTCTTTTGTTAGCTTTCAGCCTGTAGGAACGATATTGGCCATCATGCCGTGGAATTTCCCGTTTTGGCAGGTTTTCCGCTTTTTGGCACCCAACCTGATGGCCGGAAATACAGGCTTGCTGAAACATGCGAGTAACGTACCCGGCTGTGCACTGGCCATCGAGCAACTGGTCGGAGAAGCTGGTTTTCCGGAAGATGTCTTTCGAGCGGTTTTGATCAGCGGTTCTGAAACAAAGTCGGTTATTGAAAATGCCAAAATAAAAGGAGTTACCCTGACTGGCAGCACGCCTGCAGGTAAGGCCGTCGCCGCTGCGGCTGGTGCTGTACTGAAAAAGACGGTTTTGGAATTGGGCGGTAGCGACCCTTATGTGATTCTGGAAGACGCTGATATTGCTGAAGCGGCGGGTTTGTGTGCCAGCGGACGTTTGCTAAATGCCGGGCAGAGTTGTATTGGGGCGAAGCGTTTTATCGTGATGGATGCTGTTTACGATGAGTTTAAGGCCGAATTTTTGAAGCACATGCAGGCAGCTGTTTTTGGCGATCCGATGGATGATAAAACGACGATTGGTCCGATGGCGCGTACCGATTTGCGGGATGAATTGCACGAACAGGTGACCAAAAGTGTGGAGAAAGGAGCAGCCATTTTGTGTGGAGGGTTTGTTCCCCAAGCAGAAGCAGCTTTTTATCCGGCAACGGTTCTCGAAAATGTAAAACCGGGAATGCCTGCTTATCACGAAGAGCTGTTTGGACCGGTGGCGTCGCTCTTTCGTGTTTACAATCTCGAAGAAGCCGTTTCGATAGCAAATGACACTGTTTTTGGCCTAGGAGCGGCGGTCTTCACACGAGACCATGAAAAAGGCCTGAAATTAGCTGAAACCGGCGTGGAATCGGGCTGTGTGTTTATCAACGATTTTGTGAAATCGGACCCACGTTTACCTTTTGGCGGTGTCAAGGAAAGTGGTTATGGACGCGAATTGTCGTTACTGGGTATTCGCGAATTTGTAAACGCGAAAACAGTTGTGCTGAAATAG
- a CDS encoding OsmC family protein, with translation MKHVLDLAWKENMAFETDMDGHKLVIDAAEESGGGDTGPRPKKLMLAALAGCTGMDVIMILKKMKVEPEAFNVIVEGDVAEDHPKKYTKMKVIYQFKGQNLPMDKLEKAVNLSEEKYCGVSAVYKAALDLTTEIRIVE, from the coding sequence ATGAAACACGTTCTAGATTTAGCCTGGAAAGAGAATATGGCCTTTGAAACTGATATGGATGGGCATAAATTGGTTATCGATGCTGCGGAAGAGTCGGGAGGTGGCGATACAGGACCTCGTCCAAAGAAGTTGATGCTCGCGGCGCTGGCGGGTTGCACCGGCATGGATGTGATCATGATTCTGAAGAAAATGAAGGTTGAGCCCGAAGCTTTTAATGTGATTGTTGAAGGAGATGTAGCGGAAGATCACCCGAAAAAATATACCAAAATGAAGGTGATTTACCAGTTTAAAGGGCAAAATCTGCCAATGGATAAATTAGAAAAGGCGGTTAACCTGTCGGAAGAAAAGTACTGCGGTGTGAGCGCTGTTTACAAAGCAGCCTTGGATCTCACGACCGAGATTCGGATTGTTGAATAG
- a CDS encoding murein hydrolase activator EnvC family protein, which produces MKRLLFIFSFLLAISSLQAQSIAELRAKKSDAEKQIRLTNSLLEEAQKNEKASLSKLQLLKSQIAYRSEIIESINSEIEVVDWSIANNNEIIGMLQSDLDRLKKEYASMIRFAQKNKNSYDLLIFLFSADNVNQAYKRWLYLRQYAKYRRSQADIIRTVSESLDENLVKLNEKKELKTELLQVKITEFETLEKERGQQNSTVATLQKKQRELRIEIKEQQKIQDELDRQIQKILEEEAKKSGYALTPEQKLIASDFEKNKGRIPWPVARGIITEHFGVHSHPVLKQIQVRSNGIDISTAAGSKARAVFEGEVSRVFAISGGNMAVIIRHGSFLSVYSNLREVTVKPGQKVALKQEIGTIFTDPADGNTTVMKFQIWKESQKLDPEEWISN; this is translated from the coding sequence ATGAAACGACTGCTCTTCATTTTCAGTTTTCTACTTGCAATCAGTAGTTTGCAGGCGCAATCAATTGCTGAGCTGAGAGCGAAGAAGTCGGATGCTGAAAAGCAAATTCGCCTGACCAACTCCTTGTTGGAAGAAGCTCAGAAGAATGAGAAGGCCTCACTTTCCAAACTGCAATTGCTGAAGTCGCAAATCGCCTATCGTTCCGAAATCATTGAAAGTATCAACAGCGAGATTGAAGTGGTCGATTGGAGCATTGCAAACAACAACGAGATTATCGGCATGTTGCAATCCGACCTGGATCGGTTGAAGAAGGAATATGCATCGATGATCCGGTTTGCTCAGAAGAACAAGAACAGTTATGACCTGTTGATTTTTCTGTTCTCAGCCGATAATGTCAACCAGGCCTACAAAAGATGGCTTTACCTTCGTCAATATGCCAAGTACCGCCGCTCGCAGGCTGATATTATCCGCACTGTATCCGAGTCGCTGGATGAAAATCTGGTCAAGTTGAATGAGAAAAAAGAACTGAAAACAGAATTGCTTCAAGTTAAAATTACTGAGTTCGAGACCTTGGAAAAGGAGAGAGGGCAGCAAAACAGCACGGTTGCCACGCTTCAGAAAAAGCAGCGGGAACTCCGAATTGAAATCAAAGAACAGCAGAAAATACAGGACGAGTTGGATCGTCAGATTCAAAAGATATTGGAAGAAGAAGCCAAGAAATCAGGCTATGCGCTGACGCCCGAGCAAAAATTGATTGCCAGTGATTTTGAGAAGAATAAAGGACGCATTCCCTGGCCGGTTGCACGTGGAATTATTACCGAACATTTTGGGGTTCACAGTCATCCGGTATTGAAGCAAATTCAGGTTCGCAGCAACGGGATTGATATCAGCACAGCTGCCGGATCAAAGGCTCGTGCAGTTTTTGAAGGAGAGGTGAGTCGGGTGTTTGCAATTTCCGGTGGTAACATGGCCGTTATTATTCGCCATGGGAGCTTTTTAAGCGTTTACTCCAACCTGCGGGAGGTAACGGTCAAGCCGGGGCAGAAAGTAGCGTTAAAGCAGGAAATAGGCACAATTTTCACCGATCCCGCCGACGGCAACACGACGGTAATGAAGTTCCAGATTTGGAAGGAGAGCCAGAAACTCGATCCGGAAGAATGGATCTCCAATTAA
- the dut gene encoding dUTP diphosphatase, which produces MQIKIINKSENPLPNYSTSLSAGMDLRANLSEAVTLKPLQRALIPTGLFIELPEGYEAQIRPRSGLALKKGITVLNSPGTVDADYRGEIGIILINLSEEEFTIEHGERICQMVIAKHETISWDEVEILAETERGAGGFGHTGKN; this is translated from the coding sequence ATGCAAATTAAAATCATCAATAAATCAGAAAATCCTTTACCAAATTACAGTACTTCTTTATCGGCCGGAATGGACTTGCGGGCAAATCTGTCAGAGGCAGTGACGCTGAAGCCACTTCAACGCGCGTTGATCCCAACCGGTTTGTTTATTGAATTGCCGGAGGGTTACGAAGCTCAAATTCGCCCAAGAAGTGGTTTGGCTTTAAAGAAAGGAATTACCGTTTTAAACTCCCCCGGAACTGTTGATGCTGATTATCGCGGCGAAATCGGTATTATTTTGATCAATCTTTCAGAGGAAGAATTTACCATTGAGCATGGCGAACGTATTTGCCAAATGGTCATTGCCAAACACGAAACAATCAGCTGGGATGAAGTTGAAATTCTGGCTGAAACAGAACGGGGCGCAGGCGGATTTGGCCACACAGGTAAAAACTAA
- a CDS encoding RrF2 family transcriptional regulator, whose product MLSNTCKYAVRALIYLGKFSEDGEKIGIKKIAGDLDIPTPFLGKILQNLVKQKILSSTKGPNGGFGLGKAAEEITLYDIVKTIDGEDFFHNCLISLEPCSTHHASGKPCAVHNQFSAVRAELMEFYSQTSIAKIIADMKGHEDVIKI is encoded by the coding sequence ATGCTTTCAAATACGTGTAAATATGCTGTTCGGGCGCTGATTTACCTCGGAAAATTCAGCGAGGACGGCGAGAAAATCGGTATCAAGAAAATCGCGGGCGATTTGGACATCCCTACCCCGTTTTTAGGTAAAATCCTTCAAAACCTGGTGAAGCAAAAAATTCTTTCTTCAACAAAAGGCCCAAATGGTGGTTTTGGTTTAGGTAAAGCAGCCGAGGAAATTACGCTTTACGACATTGTGAAAACAATCGACGGCGAAGACTTTTTCCATAACTGTCTGATTAGTTTGGAGCCCTGCTCAACGCACCATGCCTCGGGTAAACCTTGCGCTGTGCACAACCAGTTTAGCGCCGTGCGTGCTGAATTGATGGAATTCTATTCCCAAACAAGTATCGCCAAGATTATTGCCGATATGAAGGGACACGAAGATGTCATTAAAATTTGA
- a CDS encoding DUF4292 domain-containing protein, with amino-acid sequence MKRSILNTQNLLFFFVLLLLASCKATKTVTSYEKLKPISTNRLIKNIEDNAFEYKGLDIKRIACVYETPDNKTSFRATLSSKLDEHIQVTISKLNLPVARILLTPDSVKMINYLQKTYFLGDYSYIEKMLGAAVDFQVVQSILTNDVFSYRKDEKDNDFKEFVSYTDSGNYVLQSVKNRKLDKISRKGKDDKVDRYLKKLDEESFIVQYLYVDPVTFKVRKIIMDDVTEGRKVSVNFDEFTPVEKQLYPGSIDIHFVSQENDLKMKIKLSKFSLDPDPTINFNIPEKYKLAN; translated from the coding sequence GTGAAAAGATCGATATTAAATACTCAAAACCTATTATTCTTTTTCGTTTTACTGTTATTGGCTTCGTGTAAAGCCACCAAAACAGTTACCTCTTACGAAAAACTCAAACCGATCAGCACGAACCGGCTGATTAAAAATATTGAGGACAACGCCTTCGAGTACAAAGGACTCGACATTAAACGTATAGCCTGTGTTTACGAGACACCTGATAACAAAACCTCGTTTCGGGCGACCCTTTCATCCAAATTGGACGAACACATCCAGGTGACCATTAGCAAATTGAACTTGCCGGTTGCCCGCATTTTACTGACGCCCGACAGTGTGAAAATGATCAATTACCTGCAAAAGACATACTTCTTGGGCGACTACTCGTACATAGAAAAAATGCTTGGGGCCGCCGTCGATTTTCAGGTTGTTCAATCCATTTTAACAAACGATGTGTTTTCGTATCGGAAGGACGAAAAAGACAACGATTTTAAAGAATTCGTTTCGTACACTGATAGCGGGAATTATGTGCTGCAATCGGTTAAAAACCGGAAACTCGATAAAATAAGCCGCAAAGGGAAGGACGATAAAGTGGATCGGTATCTGAAGAAGCTGGATGAAGAAAGTTTCATTGTTCAGTACTTGTATGTCGATCCCGTTACGTTTAAAGTGCGCAAGATTATCATGGATGATGTTACTGAAGGGCGAAAAGTATCGGTGAATTTTGATGAATTTACACCCGTTGAGAAGCAGCTCTACCCGGGAAGTATCGATATTCATTTCGTGAGCCAAGAAAATGACTTGAAAATGAAAATTAAACTCAGTAAATTTTCGCTGGATCCCGATCCAACCATTAATTTTAACATTCCGGAGAAATATAAATTGGCGAATTGA
- a CDS encoding tetratricopeptide repeat protein, whose protein sequence is MNVKKFGYFVVLGLALASCATSKQVATPVAPEKTTSRETLLTEDQKNEFEYLFIEGIKQKKLGNVSNAVSIFSRCLEIDPQSAVAMYEMGTLHYANKDLTSAALLLEKANTIEPQNKWYKISLAQVYQQRRQFSEAAAIYDQLVKMEPDNMEFMYSKAVLYGMAENYQEAIDTYNQLEKQIGLNDQISVAKQNLYLKMNQPDKAFEEIQRLIDSNPTEPQYYGLMAEMYQSQGDSVNALKYYQKILEIDPGNGFVHFSLAGYYTEQGDFDKAFEHAKLAFQNDELDADTKIQYYMMQTAQADKSDWTDAQIDELLDILHDKYPDDNRMFAIYADHLVRQNKLAEARDYLKKYLDSDKSSFEIWWQYLLISNDLQDWNALYSDSNEAIELFPNQSALYALNAVAALQLEKYEEALKIVDEGETYAGDNVNLKIQLAIYRAEANYKLKHIDEALQAYEDVIKMDPENFMAMNNLAYYLSVQNRNLDKAERFGNKVVQANPNNPTYLDTYAWVLFKRKDYSLAKFYIESALENGGSDNAVLVEHYGDILFMLGEKNKAVEEWKKALDLGDGSSVLPQKIKELRYIESTDE, encoded by the coding sequence ATGAACGTAAAGAAATTTGGATATTTTGTAGTGCTTGGCTTGGCGCTGGCATCGTGTGCAACAAGCAAACAAGTTGCTACACCAGTGGCTCCCGAAAAAACAACAAGCCGCGAAACCTTATTAACCGAGGATCAGAAGAACGAGTTCGAGTATTTGTTTATCGAAGGAATAAAGCAAAAGAAGCTTGGAAATGTCTCCAACGCGGTTTCTATTTTCTCCCGCTGTCTCGAAATTGATCCGCAATCGGCTGTTGCGATGTACGAAATGGGTACTTTGCATTACGCCAACAAAGATTTGACCAGTGCAGCGCTGTTGCTTGAAAAAGCGAACACAATCGAGCCTCAGAATAAGTGGTATAAAATTTCGTTAGCTCAGGTATACCAGCAACGGCGCCAGTTTTCCGAAGCAGCTGCTATTTACGATCAGCTGGTCAAAATGGAGCCGGATAACATGGAATTCATGTACAGCAAAGCTGTTTTATACGGGATGGCTGAGAACTATCAGGAAGCAATTGACACCTACAACCAGCTTGAAAAACAGATTGGTTTGAATGATCAAATCTCAGTTGCCAAGCAGAATTTGTACCTTAAAATGAATCAGCCGGACAAGGCTTTTGAGGAAATTCAACGGTTAATTGATTCCAATCCGACTGAGCCTCAGTATTACGGTTTGATGGCTGAAATGTACCAGAGTCAAGGAGATTCGGTGAACGCACTGAAATACTACCAGAAGATACTGGAAATTGATCCGGGCAACGGCTTTGTACACTTTTCCTTGGCTGGTTATTATACAGAACAGGGTGATTTCGATAAAGCATTTGAGCATGCCAAACTGGCTTTCCAAAACGATGAACTGGATGCCGATACGAAGATTCAGTATTACATGATGCAAACTGCCCAAGCTGATAAGTCGGACTGGACAGATGCGCAAATTGATGAATTGCTGGATATTTTACACGACAAATACCCGGATGATAACCGCATGTTTGCCATTTATGCTGATCATTTGGTTCGTCAAAATAAACTGGCCGAAGCTCGCGACTATTTGAAGAAATACCTGGATTCGGACAAGAGCAGCTTCGAAATTTGGTGGCAATATTTGCTCATCAGTAACGATTTGCAAGATTGGAATGCGCTCTATTCCGACAGCAATGAAGCCATTGAGCTGTTTCCAAATCAGTCGGCGCTTTACGCTTTAAATGCCGTTGCAGCCCTTCAACTTGAAAAGTATGAAGAAGCGTTGAAGATTGTTGATGAGGGCGAAACTTATGCCGGCGACAACGTCAATTTAAAAATACAGCTGGCTATTTACAGAGCCGAGGCGAATTATAAATTGAAGCATATTGATGAAGCGCTTCAGGCTTATGAAGATGTCATCAAAATGGATCCTGAAAACTTCATGGCGATGAATAATCTGGCTTACTACTTATCGGTTCAAAACCGTAATTTGGATAAGGCAGAGCGTTTTGGTAACAAAGTTGTTCAGGCAAATCCGAACAATCCAACCTATTTGGATACCTATGCTTGGGTACTTTTTAAGCGCAAAGACTACAGTTTGGCCAAGTTCTACATTGAAAGTGCTTTGGAAAACGGCGGAAGCGACAATGCAGTTTTGGTAGAGCATTACGGCGACATTTTGTTTATGCTAGGTGAGAAAAACAAGGCTGTTGAAGAATGGAAAAAAGCGCTGGATCTGGGCGACGGATCAAGTGTTTTACCACAGAAAATTAAGGAATTACGCTACATTGAAAGTACCGACGAATAG
- a CDS encoding SRPBCC family protein, whose product MIEFRRHSGMFTLETEQFVPITIDKAWEFFSSPENLCLMTPPHMKFRITSGKPERMYVGQIISYTLSLFPGTKTNWVTEITVADIGNYFVDEQRFGPYKMWHHEHRFKTIKDGVLMTDKVSYKLPFGFLGHFAHALFVKGQLQAIFSYRQKTLEKLFPPAVRNKSDQH is encoded by the coding sequence ATGATTGAATTTCGCCGCCATTCGGGTATGTTCACCTTAGAAACCGAACAATTCGTACCCATTACCATAGACAAAGCCTGGGAATTTTTTTCATCGCCTGAGAATTTGTGCCTGATGACACCGCCCCACATGAAATTCAGGATCACATCGGGAAAACCCGAAAGAATGTATGTGGGTCAGATCATTAGTTACACCTTATCTCTATTTCCCGGAACAAAAACGAATTGGGTAACAGAGATTACAGTAGCTGACATCGGCAATTACTTCGTTGATGAACAACGTTTTGGACCTTACAAAATGTGGCATCACGAACACCGTTTTAAAACGATAAAGGATGGCGTGTTGATGACTGACAAGGTTTCCTATAAACTGCCTTTCGGGTTTCTCGGGCATTTCGCTCACGCCCTTTTCGTTAAAGGACAACTCCAAGCCATCTTCTCCTACCGACAAAAAACATTGGAAAAATTATTTCCTCCTGCAGTTCGAAATAAGTCAGATCAACATTAA